TTGCATAAATACTAGTGAATGTCAGTGTACTTAATACTTCTATTTTAGAAGTCAGGGGTTGTCTTTTAAATTCAGTTTTTTTCTTCTGCAGTTTCCTCTGCTCTCACGGAGTGCAGTATTGGAAAAATTAATTGCTGAAGCAGAAGAGGGAGAAAATGGTACTGTTGTAACGCTTGACGATTTGCCTGGTGGGTCCAAAACATTTGAACTTGTTGCCAAGTTCTGCTATGGTGTGAAACTCGAACTCACGGCCGCAAATGTTGTTTTCCTGCGTTGTGCTGCTGAACACCTTGAGATGACTGAAGATTATGGGGAGGGAAATCTAATTCATCAAACAGAAACATTCCTTAACCAGGTAGCCCTTAAGAGTTGGAAAGACTCGCTAAGAGCTCTTCAATCCTGTGACGACATCGTTTCCTTTGCGGATCAACTCCAGATAACAAAGCGATGTGTCGAATCATTGGCTGTTAAGGCAAATACTGACCCTAACTTGTTTGGGTGGCCTGTCATAGAGCGTGGTGGACCTATGCAAAGTCCTGGTGGCAGTGTTTTATGGAACGGCATTAGCACAGGTGCCATACCAAAAAACTCGAGTTCCGATTGGTGGTATGATGATGCGTCAACTTTGAGCTTTCACCTTTATAAAAGGCTGATATCAGCAATGGATGCTCGTGGGATGAGGGCGGAGATTGTTTCTGGGTCTATTGCGTATTATGCCAAAAGGTACTTGCCTGGGTTGAACCGGCGACAAGGTTCTAATGATGCAGGCTCTCGAGTGGGTCCGTCATGCTTGACTAGTCCACCGTCTGAAGAAGAACAGAAGCTATTGGTTGAAGAGATAGAACAACTACTTCCTGTACAAAAAGGCCTTGTGTCGGCCAAATTCCTTTTCGGCCTCCTCCGAACAGCCATGATACTCCGTGCAGACCCTAATTGCATATCTCATTTGGAGAAGAGAGTAGGAATGCAACTTGATCAAGCGAATTTGGAAGATCTTCTTATACCCAACTTCTCTCATTCAATGGAAACACTGTATAATGTAGACTGCGTGGAGAGGATTCTTGAACACTTCTTGGCCATGGATCAGGCTGCTGGGGATGCATCCCCTTGTTCCATTGACGATGGTCAACTGATGGGGTCACCTTCAATAACACCGATAACAATGGTGGCGAAACTGATTGATGGGTATCTTGCTGAGGTGGCACCTGACATTAACTTGAAACTTCCCAAGTTTCAAGCTCTTGCTGCTGCCGTTCCAGAGTTTGCCAGGCCCTTGGATGATGGTCTTTATCGTGCTATTGACATTTATCTTAAGGTAAGATCTTGAGTCTGGACATCTTAATGATATTATAGCAACTTCGTCAAACTTCTCACCTATGTCACTTTACCTAAGCAATCTTTTTCTTAAGATGTCTTTCTGGTACCCTTTTGAGATGTTGACCAAATTAATTGCTCATTGAATACCAAAATACCCGTCTTGAAAAATAATCGAACATTTCCCAAAGCATATCATGCCTGTCTGTGTAATAGAGTGGTTGAGTGGATGAGTTTTGATTGAGGAACTATTGGATTAAGGTTGCATTATTCTAACTCCTGAATTCCTGATGCCGCCATGGGCCTTCTGTTTTGACGGTACCTCATTATAAGTAACGGGGGTTATATGATAGTTCAAATGTTGTAAGACAGCCACGGAATGCATATGCGTGTTAATCCTGTCAATTTATCTGTTGTCTTGTTCATATTGAGCCACCGCAGTCTCCTGTTTTACAATTGGCCGTCTGTTAGACCGTTATATGGTGGTTTAGTTGCACATCAATTGCTAGACGACTTGCGTTACATGTTTCAGTTCTTATTACGGAGAATTTCACACGGAGTATATAACTAATCTTTTTTATCTGCAGTCACACCCTTGGTTATCGGAGTCAGAAAGAGAACAGCTGTGCCGACTAATGGACTGCCAAAAGCTTTCTTTAGAAGCCTGCACACATGCGGCCCAGAATGAGAGGTTACCTCTAAGAATAATAGTCCAAGTCTTGTTCTTTGAACAGCTCCAACTGAGAAACTCCATAGCCGGCTGCTTCTTGGTCTCGGAGAATCTTGACGGGTCAAGACAGTTGAGAGGCAATATGGGCGGGTCAAACGAAGGTGGTTGGGCTACAGCTGTAAGGGAGAACCAGGTCTTGAAGGTAGGAATGGATAGCATGAGAATGCGAGTCTCTGAGCTCGAGAAAGAGTGTTCAACCATGAGACAGGAGATCGAAAACCTGGGCCGAGTAAAAGGCTCGAGCGCTTGGGGTAACGTGTCCAAAAAGTTCGGATTAGGCTTGAAGTTAAAGTCTCAGATGTGTAGCGCCCAAGAGGAATCAGTCAGTAACCAAAGTAACGGCGTTAGTGGGAAGGCAGAGAAGGTTAAGGCAAAACGCGGAAAGCTTAAGAAGAATGTGTAAGCGTAAGCGTAAGCGTAACCCCCCCGGGAATTTCTTCCaattcttctattatttcttgATTCGTTTCGAAGAATGTAATGTTAATTCGTATTCGTTTTGTTCGAAGTTCAAGTTCTAGAAAACGGGTTTCGAGTTTCGAGTTTCGAGTTTCTAGTTCTTGAACTGGAATAGAATAGCAGTAAATGTGATGTAGTGATTTCAGCCAGTCTTTGTTTGTGAGTTGTGACCAGTAACCACGCTTCTGTAATCATGATGAACATGCATGCAGATTGCAGGCATGCATTTAACTTCTGCATTTGCCTTTGTTAAGCTGCAATGCTACTACATTTGTATTTTGTCTTCTGAGCACCTGCATTTTAGAGAAATGATACTCCCTTTGTCTCGATCATTTGTGGTCTTATTCTATTTTGGGTGTCTTGGTCAATTATTTGTCCTTTTtaattttaggattgcatttgatgagcaatttgatccttAACATCTTATAATTGACCATTTTCTCTTTTCTTGGTctgtgtcaaaaccaaaggagAACAATTAatcaggacggagggagtaggtTATTTGAAACTTTCTTTAATGCTTCCAAAGAGTGAATAAGTTTGTGTTCAGATGAAATAAATTAGTGAATGGGTCAATGTTTGATTACTCCCTTCATGTCATTTACTCTCTCTATCTTGATCATTTAACACAAagactttgtttttttttaacttaatttcagttctatttagtttagtttagtttcattaagttcagtttagttcatcTATTTTATTCATAAATTAActcttagttcagttcagttcagctttaacaagttcagttcagttcaaacagtttcagtccaaaagaagaGGGTCAAAGACCAAGAGGTGGGGTGGGGTGGAGGAAAATTGTTAGATGATAAGTCGAGTGTGTaggatcaaattactcatcaaatgcaTTTTCGAAATGAAAAGATAAATTGACCGTGATACCTCAAAATGGAAAAAGTAAACGAATGACCGAGACAAAGGAagtatttatttatcttttttattttttatgagtGATCTTTTAATAGAAGGTAAAAAAATGACAAACAGATGGATTATTTATGTAAAGCTGATGTGTTACAAGTTGAAACAAAATATTGAAACTAATCAATTTTGGGTTAATCATTTTGGATTGCCATATGTATCTATCTGGCTCAATTTG
This sequence is a window from Silene latifolia isolate original U9 population chromosome 8, ASM4854445v1, whole genome shotgun sequence. Protein-coding genes within it:
- the LOC141596275 gene encoding BTB/POZ domain-containing protein At1g30440, producing the protein MACMKLGSKNDAFQRKGQAWFCTTGLPSDITVEVGEMSFHLHKFPLLSRSAVLEKLIAEAEEGENGTVVTLDDLPGGSKTFELVAKFCYGVKLELTAANVVFLRCAAEHLEMTEDYGEGNLIHQTETFLNQVALKSWKDSLRALQSCDDIVSFADQLQITKRCVESLAVKANTDPNLFGWPVIERGGPMQSPGGSVLWNGISTGAIPKNSSSDWWYDDASTLSFHLYKRLISAMDARGMRAEIVSGSIAYYAKRYLPGLNRRQGSNDAGSRVGPSCLTSPPSEEEQKLLVEEIEQLLPVQKGLVSAKFLFGLLRTAMILRADPNCISHLEKRVGMQLDQANLEDLLIPNFSHSMETLYNVDCVERILEHFLAMDQAAGDASPCSIDDGQLMGSPSITPITMVAKLIDGYLAEVAPDINLKLPKFQALAAAVPEFARPLDDGLYRAIDIYLKSHPWLSESEREQLCRLMDCQKLSLEACTHAAQNERLPLRIIVQVLFFEQLQLRNSIAGCFLVSENLDGSRQLRGNMGGSNEGGWATAVRENQVLKVGMDSMRMRVSELEKECSTMRQEIENLGRVKGSSAWGNVSKKFGLGLKLKSQMCSAQEESVSNQSNGVSGKAEKVKAKRGKLKKNV